The Myxococcales bacterium DNA window CTGAGATCGATCACGAATGGGTGCCGTGTTCCTGTTTCCAGCTTTGTATTTTGGGGAAGGTTTGGAAATGGTGGCAGGGTCGGCCATCCACCATCAGTTGCGGATTTTCTGTATTTTTGAAGAAGATCGCGCAGCATCAGGTACCGGACCGACTTTGGTTTTAGCTGGTCCAATGATTTCCTGACGGAGTTCCGTCCCTCAGCTACCTCTGAGAGCAGCCACGACGGATCTGCCCCTTCCGGCTTTGAAAACCAGACGGGTTTCATGCTTTTCACATCCATCAGCCCATTGGAGAGATGGGAGGCGAGCATGAAGTAAGCGTCGGTAAATAAAAGTTCCAACTCGGTGGAACTTTCCGGCTTGCCGGATAGCTCCTCTATTTTGCCGCGGTGATAAAATTCTGGACGGAGTCCCTCCAGATAAATCGAGTCGATGGCATTTACCAGTTCCCTTGCGCTTGAGTTGTTCTTTCCATTCTTCGTCCACACCGGCGCAAAATTTCGCGATTCGTAAAAAGGCTTCATCTGTGAATATGAGCGAAGTTCCTCACCAGCGGCCCTGTTCGTCCGCAGTGCCGCCTTGATCGCGGCATTTTCCCGAGGGGTTTCAATTGCTACTTCCGATGAGGCAACGTAAGGGTGGACCGATGTCAGGGTAAATACCAAGACTAAGAAAAACAGTAGTTTTTTCATCCCGGCGATAATAGCGAATTTTTGAGGAGTTGTCTATCTAGCGGCGTCTTCCAAGGAGGCGAAGCAGCATCAAAAAGAGATTTATGAAATCCAGGTAGAGTCGAAGGGCTCCGATTATCGCCCCTTTCTGTTCCTCGCTGCTTTCGGGGTTAAGAAACCTCGCCATCTGCTTTATCTTCTGTGCGTCATAGGCGGTAAGCCCTACGAATACGAGCACGCCTATGTAAGTAGTAGCTGTGTAGATGAATGTGCTTTTTACGAAGATATTTACCACCGAGGCTATGATGATGCCTATGAGCCCCATGAATGCCAGGTTGCCCATGCTGGTGAGATCCTTCTTCGTCAAGTAGCCGTAAAAGCTCATAGCGCCAAACGTGCCTGCGGTTATCACGAAAGTGGAAGTCAGGGATTCATGCGTGTACACGAGAAATATCGATGAAAGAGTTATGCCGGTGAGGGCAGAGTAGAGGAAGAACATCGCCGTGGCGACCGTTGTGGATAGCTTGTTTATCGCCGCTGAAAGACCTATGACGAGTCCCAGCTGGGCTATGACGAGGATCATTAGTGTGCCGGGGCTTTGGAATATCCTCCGAAGCAGCGCTTCGTTGGAGACCACGTAATACGATACGAAGCCCGTTGTCAGCAGCGCCGCGCACATCCATCCGTAGACCTTTGTGACAAATCTCTGTACCGACGATTTGGATTCCTCCTGAGATCCGGCAAATGCTTGATAGTCCATATCTCCCTCCACTTAAGTACAGACATTAGGATAGGTATAATGCGGATATGAAACAAGTGGCGCGGCTATTCTGTGTCTGGCTGAATAATCTTCAGTTCCACTCGCCTGTTCTGTTCCCTCCCTGCGGCAGTGCTATTTGAAGCTACAGGGTTCTTCTCTCCAAAGCCTACGATCTGCATCCTGTCAGTTTCTATGCCATTGTCGATCATGTAATTGAATACGGTTGTGGCGCGGCGAACCGAGAGAACTTGGTTGTACTCGTCGCTGCCGATGCTGTCGGTATGACCTTCTATCGAAATGACGAGTTTTTTATCCTTCTTCAAAAGTTCGATGTCCTCGGAAAGTATCTTAATGCCATCCTTGCGGAGCTGATATTTATCGAAGTCGAAGTGGACCCCTCTCAGGGTGGTTACCTTGACGACTTTGCCGCAGTATTTGCAGCGGGCTTCCATCTTCTGGCAGCCCATGTAAAATGCCCCGAGTACCGCTACTGCAGCCATAAGCACTAAAGCTCTTTTCATCGCGCCCTCCATTTAGTTCAATTTTATGCCCTGCCGGTGGCACCTGGCGGCCTTCCGGTGGGTGCGGAGAGGTATTCCAATCTTTTGTTTAGAATTCAACCGTTAATTTGACTTTGAGGGGCTTTTGTCGATTTTATGGCGATCCCGGGGAGGCCCGCTGATCAGCGCAGATAGGGGCTTTACAGCCGAATTTTCATGGTCTATAGCCGAAATGTATAGGCTTGGAGAGCAAAAGGGGGGGAGATATGAATAGATTTGCCCTTGTAGCGGTTGCCGCTGTTTTCATCTTTGGAGCGGCTGCGTCCGCCTCCACAGGTATGGAGGATCTCATGACCGTGAAAACCCAGCTGGACAAGTTTTCTCCCGTCACGATCAAGGTCGATTCCAAACTCCTCGATGCCAGACAGAAAAAGATGGTCAAGGAGCTTGTTGCTGCCGCGGATTACATTGACAAGATCTTCCTGATGCAGGTCTATGAAAACAACTATGAGATCAAAAAGAAACTCGAGGCATCGAAAGGCAAAAAATCTGCCCTGCTGGAATATTTCAAAATAAATTACGGCCCTTTCGACAGGCTCGATCACGATAAACCTTTTGTCGAAGGGGTAGGATTCAAGCCGCTTGGTGCCAATTTCTATCCCTCGGATATGACCAAAGATGAGTTCGAAAAGTGGTTGAAGAAGCATCCGAAAGACAGGCCTGCCTTTGAGAGCAATTTTACGGTGATAAAACGGGATGACAAAAGATTGATCGCCGTTCCCTATTCGGTGGAATACAAAGATT harbors:
- a CDS encoding Bax inhibitor-1/YccA family protein; protein product: MDYQAFAGSQEESKSSVQRFVTKVYGWMCAALLTTGFVSYYVVSNEALLRRIFQSPGTLMILVIAQLGLVIGLSAAINKLSTTVATAMFFLYSALTGITLSSIFLVYTHESLTSTFVITAGTFGAMSFYGYLTKKDLTSMGNLAFMGLIGIIIASVVNIFVKSTFIYTATTYIGVLVFVGLTAYDAQKIKQMARFLNPESSEEQKGAIIGALRLYLDFINLFLMLLRLLGRRR
- a CDS encoding OmpA family protein; amino-acid sequence: MKRALVLMAAVAVLGAFYMGCQKMEARCKYCGKVVKVTTLRGVHFDFDKYQLRKDGIKILSEDIELLKKDKKLVISIEGHTDSIGSDEYNQVLSVRRATTVFNYMIDNGIETDRMQIVGFGEKNPVASNSTAAGREQNRRVELKIIQPDTE